One stretch of Roseimicrobium sp. ORNL1 DNA includes these proteins:
- a CDS encoding polyprenyl synthetase family protein: MSTVAVRSAQLPPSIPLTVRRFRQPKKTLPQTKIERDNVLAKVRAYVETHTLVPPMPLEELRVHAETLIAEHNFNPVWIDYIGVLLGNEAWRETLATIPYERRLLLMPKCLRVESKCPAPFDEFGLLCKQCGLCTIQDFQNEAEKLGYAVLVAEGSAIVMSLIQTGKIEAIVGISCLPVLERTFPYVEAAAIPAVAVPLLQDDCIDTTVDIDWVWDYIHLTSDDKTRRLNLNALHEEVRGWFTRESLDALLGKPADKTEEIARDWLARAGNRWRPFLTVAAHQALRDDSEGPLSDALKKAAIAVECFHKASLVHDDIEDNDAQRYGEATLHAEHGMPVALNVGDLLIGEGYRLLVDNNVSGSLRSAMIKVAAEGQRELCRGQGAELLWNNNPVALTSAQVLEIFRSKTAPAFEVALKIGAALAGKLDDTADALHDYSEALGIAYQIHDDLDDLGDDSVADNIAAMRPSIVLALLRERGKGEIKETMEKLWNGELPTMPDKATIRDWAQSSTAHEKAMLLLESYKEQAIRSLQAVDNANLKGLLRRVIGKIFNDLEIKGWCREFEVKNATAQAKEAGAVAA, encoded by the coding sequence ATGTCCACCGTCGCCGTTCGTTCTGCCCAGCTTCCGCCGTCCATTCCCCTGACGGTGCGGAGGTTTCGCCAGCCGAAAAAGACCCTGCCGCAGACCAAGATCGAGCGCGATAATGTGCTGGCCAAGGTGCGTGCCTATGTAGAAACGCACACCCTCGTGCCGCCCATGCCGCTGGAGGAACTGCGCGTGCATGCGGAGACCCTCATCGCGGAGCACAACTTCAACCCGGTGTGGATTGATTACATCGGCGTGCTGCTGGGGAACGAAGCCTGGCGCGAAACACTGGCCACCATCCCCTACGAGCGCCGCCTCCTGCTGATGCCAAAGTGCCTCCGCGTGGAGAGCAAGTGCCCGGCGCCCTTTGATGAATTCGGTCTGCTCTGCAAGCAGTGCGGTCTTTGCACCATCCAGGATTTCCAGAATGAGGCGGAGAAGCTCGGCTATGCCGTCCTCGTGGCAGAAGGCTCGGCCATCGTCATGAGCCTCATCCAGACGGGCAAGATCGAGGCGATCGTCGGCATTTCCTGCCTGCCGGTGCTCGAGCGCACCTTCCCGTATGTGGAGGCCGCCGCCATTCCCGCTGTGGCCGTGCCGCTCCTTCAGGATGACTGCATCGACACCACGGTGGATATCGACTGGGTGTGGGACTACATCCACCTCACCAGTGATGACAAGACCCGCCGCTTGAACCTCAATGCGCTGCATGAAGAAGTGCGCGGCTGGTTCACCCGTGAATCCCTCGACGCCCTTCTCGGCAAGCCTGCAGACAAGACCGAGGAAATCGCCCGCGACTGGCTCGCCCGCGCCGGCAACCGCTGGCGTCCCTTCCTCACCGTGGCGGCTCATCAGGCCCTGCGCGACGACTCCGAAGGCCCGCTGAGCGATGCGCTCAAGAAGGCAGCCATCGCGGTAGAGTGCTTCCACAAGGCCTCGCTGGTGCATGACGACATCGAGGACAACGACGCCCAACGCTACGGCGAGGCCACCCTCCACGCCGAGCACGGCATGCCCGTTGCGCTGAACGTGGGCGACCTCCTCATCGGTGAAGGCTACCGCCTGCTGGTGGACAACAACGTTTCCGGCTCCCTCCGCAGCGCCATGATCAAGGTGGCCGCCGAAGGCCAGCGCGAACTCTGCCGCGGCCAGGGCGCCGAACTCCTCTGGAACAACAATCCCGTGGCCCTCACCAGTGCCCAGGTGCTGGAAATCTTCCGCAGCAAGACCGCTCCTGCCTTTGAGGTAGCTTTGAAAATCGGCGCCGCGCTGGCAGGCAAGCTGGATGACACTGCCGACGCATTGCATGACTACAGCGAGGCCCTCGGCATCGCGTATCAGATTCACGACGACCTCGATGACCTCGGCGACGACTCCGTGGCGGACAACATCGCCGCCATGCGCCCGAGCATCGTCCTTGCCCTCCTCCGCGAACGCGGCAAGGGCGAGATCAAGGAGACGATGGAGAAGCTCTGGAACGGTGAACTCCCCACCATGCCGGACAAGGCCACCATCCGCGACTGGGCCCAGTCCAGCACCGCGCATGAAAAGGCCATGCTCCTGCTGGAGAGCTACAAGGAGCAGGCCATCCGCTCCCTCCAGGCCGTGGACAACGCCAACCTCAAGGGCCTGCTGCGCCGTGTGATCGGGAAGATCTTCAACGATCTCGAGATCAAAGGCTGGTGCCGCGAGTTCGAGGTGAAGAACGCCACCGCTCAAGCGAAGGAAGCGGGTGCGGTGGCTGCATGA
- a CDS encoding sialidase family protein encodes MKAALLALLLLAACPVHAENIVVRNVEPTKENPRNSEGSFATLASGRIIFCYTQFYGGAADESPARIVQIHSDDQGRTWSEPQVVVENTAGNNVMSVSLLRLQDGRLAMFYCIKNSWLDCRPHMRVSTDEAASWSEPKLLLQAPGYFVLNNDRVIQTSKGRIILPLGYHRSRLSDPHSSKSFDARAITMWIYSDDAGQTWQEAANWWAIPVASGSGLQEPGVVELPDGTLMGWSRTDQGAQYGFTSTDGGRTWSAPVLTEMKSPTSPASIRVLPGTTDLLAIYNDHSGKFAFPAKKRTPLNACVSQDGGKTWPVRKLLEEDPEGWYCYTAMHFTKDNAVLLAYCAGDTKVGGLNRLRMRRVSLDWLKE; translated from the coding sequence GTGAAAGCTGCCCTCCTCGCGCTTCTTTTGCTGGCCGCCTGCCCTGTGCACGCGGAGAACATCGTGGTCCGCAACGTCGAGCCCACCAAAGAAAATCCGCGCAATTCGGAGGGTTCCTTTGCCACCCTGGCATCAGGGCGCATCATTTTCTGCTACACCCAGTTCTACGGTGGCGCGGCGGATGAGAGCCCCGCGCGGATTGTGCAGATTCACTCCGATGACCAGGGCCGCACCTGGAGCGAGCCTCAGGTGGTGGTGGAGAATACCGCGGGGAACAACGTGATGAGCGTCTCTCTGCTGCGCCTGCAGGATGGGCGGCTGGCCATGTTTTACTGCATCAAGAACAGCTGGCTGGACTGCCGGCCGCACATGCGTGTCTCTACGGATGAGGCCGCTTCTTGGTCGGAACCGAAGCTGCTCCTCCAGGCGCCGGGCTACTTTGTGCTGAACAACGACCGCGTCATCCAGACCTCCAAAGGCCGCATCATCCTGCCGCTTGGGTATCACCGTTCGAGGCTGAGTGATCCGCACAGCAGCAAGTCCTTCGATGCTCGCGCCATCACCATGTGGATCTACTCGGATGACGCCGGGCAGACGTGGCAGGAGGCGGCAAACTGGTGGGCCATTCCGGTGGCGAGCGGCTCGGGCCTACAAGAGCCTGGCGTGGTGGAACTGCCGGATGGCACCCTCATGGGCTGGAGCCGCACGGATCAAGGTGCGCAATATGGATTCACCTCCACGGATGGAGGGCGCACCTGGTCCGCGCCCGTGCTCACGGAAATGAAATCACCCACCTCGCCTGCCAGCATCCGCGTGCTGCCTGGCACCACGGACCTGCTCGCCATCTACAACGACCACTCGGGCAAGTTCGCTTTTCCCGCGAAGAAGCGCACCCCGCTGAATGCCTGTGTCTCCCAGGACGGTGGCAAGACCTGGCCGGTCCGCAAGCTGCTGGAGGAGGACCCCGAAGGTTGGTACTGCTACACCGCCATGCACTTCACCAAGGACAACGCCGTGCTGCTCGCTTACTGCGCCGGTGATACGAAGGTCGGCGGGCTCAATCGCCTCCGCATGCGTCGCGTGTCACTGGATTGGCTGAAGGAGTAG
- a CDS encoding archaemetzincin produces MARGQDAPALFRVPTREQQLAAVGPLDKLPLAEQRAFEITSDFQTIRAPEPADWLAHHQERRQTFESFLRTPHNLPSSVANTIYVLPLDDFEEGKGPALADLQEFAGAFFGLPVKMLTGIPLASNSAIERRSRGEDGMQYLTTDILKVMLGYVPKNAFCVIGVTMEDLYPEDSWNFVFGQATYANRVGVFSFKRYSPEFNGEEWNDETRRRMLRRSCQVLVHETGHMFGITHCVWFECIMCGSNHLGESDSRPMHACPVCLRKLHSSAKFDFATRYRKLLAFYEKHGFTEEAAWVKKRLQRLTVP; encoded by the coding sequence ATGGCGCGGGGACAAGATGCCCCGGCACTCTTTCGCGTCCCCACGCGTGAGCAACAGCTCGCCGCCGTCGGTCCACTGGACAAGCTGCCCCTGGCGGAGCAGCGCGCTTTCGAGATCACGTCCGATTTCCAGACCATTCGCGCGCCGGAGCCCGCAGACTGGCTGGCCCATCACCAGGAACGCCGACAGACTTTTGAGAGCTTCCTTCGCACGCCACACAACCTCCCTTCTTCCGTCGCGAACACCATCTACGTGCTTCCACTTGACGACTTTGAAGAGGGAAAGGGACCGGCGCTGGCAGATTTGCAAGAGTTCGCCGGAGCGTTCTTCGGACTTCCGGTGAAAATGCTCACAGGGATTCCCCTGGCATCCAACTCAGCCATCGAGCGTCGCTCGCGGGGTGAAGATGGGATGCAATACCTCACCACCGATATCCTGAAGGTGATGCTTGGCTACGTTCCGAAGAATGCGTTCTGCGTCATCGGCGTCACCATGGAGGATCTCTATCCCGAGGACTCTTGGAACTTCGTCTTCGGCCAGGCGACTTATGCGAATCGTGTCGGCGTCTTCAGTTTCAAGCGCTACTCGCCCGAATTCAACGGTGAGGAGTGGAACGACGAGACTCGTCGCCGCATGCTGCGCCGCAGTTGCCAGGTGCTCGTGCATGAGACCGGCCACATGTTTGGCATCACCCACTGCGTCTGGTTTGAGTGCATCATGTGCGGCTCGAATCACCTTGGCGAATCGGACTCCCGCCCCATGCATGCGTGTCCCGTCTGCCTGCGCAAGCTGCACTCCAGCGCAAAGTTCGACTTCGCGACCCGCTATCGGAAGCTGCTCGCCTTTTACGAGAAGCATGGCTTCACGGAGGAAGCGGCGTGGGTGAAAAAGCGATTGCAACGGCTCACTGTGCCGTAG
- a CDS encoding MFS transporter produces the protein MSQNPSTPNLTLPWWKHLNGYHWFVFFVASAAWCLDCLDQQLFILARDNALKALDPTGDQAKLSGMAMAVFVAGWATGGLIFGAVGDRIGRAKTLAITVLIYSVFTGLSSLAADSTHFMIYRALTGLGVGGVFGLAVALVADSLPDAARAKALGTLQALSAVGNVTAGLFAMAVSGMDPNVSWKYLFWIGAAPAFLCIFIMIRLKEPEKWVAAKALSQTDKSKSMGSYASLFGDARWRKPALFGMLLCVSAVIGLWGIGFFSNKLTAPAIAQALAAQNLSPAEIQAGKQWWAAANLIVQNIGAFFGMIMFTKAASRFGRKPVFVVAFLAAMASTVMFYQFFKTTTDIWMSFVMGFCQLSIFAGFAIYLPELFPTRLRSTGTSFCYNVGRFIAASGPITLGVLASNLAKTAKAALPAIPEEGARKAAEAAAELAAFRNAGTWMSLIFLLGLVALMFLPETKDRPLPED, from the coding sequence ATGAGCCAGAATCCGTCCACTCCCAACCTCACCCTTCCCTGGTGGAAGCATCTAAACGGCTACCATTGGTTTGTCTTCTTCGTTGCTTCTGCGGCCTGGTGCTTGGACTGCCTCGACCAGCAGCTTTTCATTCTGGCGCGCGATAATGCGCTCAAAGCGCTCGATCCGACGGGCGACCAGGCGAAGCTGAGCGGCATGGCCATGGCGGTTTTCGTGGCAGGGTGGGCTACGGGTGGATTGATTTTTGGCGCGGTCGGTGACCGCATTGGTCGTGCAAAGACCCTGGCGATAACGGTGCTCATTTACTCCGTCTTCACCGGTCTGTCTTCGCTGGCAGCAGATTCAACCCACTTCATGATCTACCGTGCGCTCACGGGTCTTGGAGTGGGGGGCGTGTTCGGCCTTGCGGTGGCCTTGGTGGCAGACTCGCTTCCGGACGCGGCCCGTGCGAAGGCGCTGGGCACGCTCCAGGCACTCTCTGCGGTAGGCAATGTGACTGCGGGTCTCTTTGCCATGGCAGTATCAGGCATGGATCCCAATGTATCTTGGAAATATCTCTTTTGGATTGGAGCTGCACCGGCCTTCCTTTGCATCTTCATCATGATTCGTCTGAAGGAGCCCGAAAAATGGGTTGCCGCGAAGGCGCTGAGTCAAACTGACAAATCGAAGTCCATGGGCTCGTACGCGAGCCTCTTCGGCGATGCCCGGTGGCGCAAGCCGGCGCTGTTTGGCATGCTGCTGTGCGTATCTGCGGTGATTGGTCTCTGGGGCATTGGCTTCTTCAGCAATAAGCTCACGGCTCCGGCCATCGCGCAGGCTCTCGCGGCGCAAAATCTTTCACCAGCGGAAATCCAGGCCGGCAAACAGTGGTGGGCCGCTGCCAATCTCATTGTGCAGAACATCGGTGCGTTCTTCGGAATGATCATGTTTACCAAGGCGGCATCCCGATTCGGTCGCAAGCCCGTCTTTGTCGTGGCCTTCCTGGCAGCCATGGCCTCAACGGTCATGTTCTACCAGTTCTTCAAGACCACCACGGACATCTGGATGAGTTTCGTGATGGGCTTCTGCCAGCTCTCGATCTTTGCTGGTTTCGCGATCTACCTGCCCGAACTGTTCCCCACGCGTTTGCGCAGTACAGGAACCAGTTTTTGCTACAATGTGGGCCGATTTATCGCTGCCAGTGGTCCCATTACCCTCGGCGTCCTTGCTTCCAACCTCGCGAAGACTGCGAAGGCCGCTCTGCCTGCAATTCCTGAGGAGGGGGCGCGCAAAGCAGCAGAAGCAGCTGCAGAACTGGCAGCCTTCCGCAATGCCGGTACGTGGATGAGTCTGATTTTCCTTCTCGGCCTCGTTGCCTTGATGTTCCTGCCGGAAACGAAGGACCGTCCATTGCCAGAAGATTGA
- a CDS encoding sialate O-acetylesterase — MLVSPATAVPVKKPLKIYILAGQSNMEGHAKVETFDYIGDDPATAPLLKQMRGADGKPTVCENVWISYFTGTGEANGEGFGKLTAGYGSRQKPDQDGGKIGPEFTFGLTLDVALDEPILLIKTAWGGKSLYYDFRPPSAGVYQRTARDLEKGENPEAQSGHYYRLMVAHVRKVLADIKRVCPAYDETQGFELAGFVWLQGWNDMVNRDVYPLPKKDDKTPRYADYSRWLADFIRDVRKDLQAPRLPFVIGVMGVGGTAPNEHVAAFREAMAAPAALPEFQGNVFAVPTAPFWSMELGAIADKKDQVRQMRYYLDSKHKDHANAEGNMTEEQKREYVKEYEARLISPAEVALWNRGASNAGYHYLGCAKTFALMGRAFAETLLKPAKP, encoded by the coding sequence ATGTTGGTTTCCCCAGCTACTGCGGTTCCCGTGAAGAAGCCACTCAAGATCTACATCCTCGCGGGGCAGTCCAATATGGAAGGTCACGCCAAGGTCGAGACCTTTGACTACATCGGCGACGACCCCGCGACGGCCCCCTTGCTCAAGCAGATGCGTGGAGCGGATGGCAAACCGACTGTGTGTGAAAATGTCTGGATCTCCTACTTCACCGGCACGGGGGAGGCAAATGGCGAGGGATTCGGCAAGCTCACTGCAGGCTACGGCTCACGGCAGAAGCCGGACCAAGATGGAGGCAAGATTGGGCCAGAGTTCACCTTCGGCCTCACGCTCGACGTGGCGCTCGATGAGCCCATTCTCCTCATCAAGACTGCCTGGGGAGGGAAGTCGCTCTACTACGACTTTCGGCCACCGAGTGCGGGCGTTTACCAGCGCACGGCGAGGGACCTTGAAAAGGGGGAGAATCCCGAGGCGCAGAGCGGGCACTACTACCGGCTTATGGTGGCTCATGTGCGAAAGGTGCTCGCTGACATCAAACGCGTCTGCCCTGCGTACGACGAGACACAGGGGTTTGAACTGGCTGGCTTTGTCTGGTTGCAGGGTTGGAATGACATGGTGAATCGCGACGTCTACCCGCTTCCGAAGAAGGACGACAAGACACCTCGCTACGCCGACTACAGCCGCTGGCTGGCGGATTTTATTCGTGACGTGCGCAAGGATCTCCAGGCTCCACGCCTGCCCTTTGTCATCGGGGTCATGGGCGTGGGCGGCACGGCACCGAACGAGCATGTCGCCGCTTTTCGCGAAGCGATGGCAGCTCCCGCTGCACTGCCGGAGTTTCAGGGAAACGTGTTTGCCGTACCGACGGCTCCGTTCTGGTCGATGGAACTTGGCGCCATTGCGGACAAGAAGGACCAGGTCCGCCAGATGCGATACTACCTGGACTCAAAGCACAAAGACCACGCCAACGCTGAAGGCAACATGACCGAAGAGCAGAAGCGCGAGTACGTGAAGGAGTATGAAGCCAGGCTGATCTCACCGGCTGAAGTGGCACTCTGGAATCGGGGTGCTTCGAATGCCGGGTACCACTACCTCGGATGTGCCAAGACGTTCGCGCTGATGGGCAGGGCTTTTGCCGAGACATTACTGAAACCAGCCAAGCCGTGA
- a CDS encoding c-type cytochrome domain-containing protein, with protein MNKLLLTALALAPASFTPAADFASQVVPVLKQHCYKCHSEAEKKEKGKLVLDNLTRLGEKVGAGKIIVPGDADKSSFFTCLTSPADDTDHMPPEKMMPDKDIDVIKSWIAAGASFTKGGAAPAAATTTPAAPAAPAPAAADAPMATWTSADGRTIQAKKLRLEGDNVVLQRADGVIFNVPLSKLSPESQTAAKAP; from the coding sequence ATGAACAAACTTTTGCTCACCGCCCTGGCCCTCGCTCCGGCCAGCTTCACGCCTGCTGCTGACTTCGCTTCCCAAGTCGTTCCCGTACTGAAACAGCACTGCTACAAGTGCCACTCCGAGGCAGAGAAGAAGGAGAAGGGCAAGCTGGTGCTCGACAACCTGACGCGTCTTGGCGAAAAGGTCGGCGCGGGAAAGATTATTGTACCGGGTGATGCGGACAAAAGCAGCTTCTTCACTTGCCTGACATCACCGGCCGATGACACCGACCACATGCCCCCCGAGAAGATGATGCCGGACAAGGACATCGACGTCATCAAGAGCTGGATCGCCGCAGGCGCGAGCTTCACCAAGGGCGGCGCCGCCCCCGCCGCAGCCACCACGACACCTGCTGCTCCCGCCGCCCCTGCGCCAGCCGCAGCCGATGCCCCCATGGCCACCTGGACTAGCGCGGATGGCCGCACCATCCAGGCCAAGAAACTCCGACTCGAAGGTGACAATGTAGTGCTCCAGCGCGCCGATGGCGTGATCTTCAACGTGCCACTTTCGAAGCTCTCCCCGGAAAGCCAGACCGCGGCGAAGGCACCCTGA
- a CDS encoding sugar phosphate isomerase/epimerase → MNRRRFLQSATAALAAPAAVSTASAQAVPAKVRIGLDHFAVRATGWKAPQFIEYAGSQKVDTLFLSELLPFENFEDAYLKGLKEQADKAGIALYVGTSSVCPTSARFKPTFGTAEEHLSLCIRVAQALGSPVARCYLGGNDDRKGDGGIQRHIEALLKVFAACKSKATDAGIKISIENHAGDMQSHELKALIEAAGKDWVGANIDPGNATWVMEDPLRHLEVLGPYVNCSSVRDSMIWLNDKDEAVVQWTAIGEGLVDFKAYTKRFAELCPGVPLNIETISGFAKPLPFQKPEFVKELGYEKMPADDLAAFVALAKKGKPIPPFKAPDKEADIKYQKGEFERSVAALRSYGAGVRS, encoded by the coding sequence ATGAACCGCCGCCGCTTCCTTCAGTCCGCTACCGCCGCACTCGCCGCTCCCGCCGCGGTTTCAACCGCATCTGCCCAGGCAGTGCCTGCAAAAGTGCGCATCGGGCTCGACCACTTTGCGGTACGCGCCACGGGATGGAAGGCGCCACAGTTCATCGAGTATGCCGGCAGCCAGAAGGTCGATACTCTTTTCCTGTCCGAGCTGCTGCCCTTCGAGAATTTTGAAGATGCGTATCTCAAGGGCCTGAAAGAGCAGGCCGATAAGGCGGGCATCGCCCTCTACGTGGGCACCAGCAGCGTGTGCCCCACTTCGGCGCGGTTCAAGCCGACGTTCGGCACGGCGGAGGAGCATCTCTCCCTATGCATCCGCGTGGCCCAGGCGCTTGGTTCCCCCGTGGCGCGCTGCTACCTGGGCGGGAATGATGACCGCAAGGGCGACGGCGGCATCCAGCGCCACATCGAGGCGCTGCTCAAGGTCTTCGCCGCGTGCAAGAGCAAGGCCACTGATGCGGGCATCAAGATCTCCATCGAGAACCACGCCGGAGACATGCAGTCGCACGAGCTGAAGGCGCTGATTGAAGCCGCCGGCAAAGATTGGGTGGGTGCGAATATCGATCCCGGCAACGCGACCTGGGTCATGGAAGATCCGCTGCGCCACCTTGAGGTGCTGGGACCTTATGTAAACTGCTCCAGCGTGCGCGACTCAATGATCTGGCTCAATGACAAGGACGAGGCCGTGGTGCAGTGGACGGCCATCGGTGAGGGCCTTGTGGATTTCAAAGCCTACACCAAGCGCTTTGCGGAACTCTGCCCCGGCGTGCCTCTCAACATCGAAACCATCTCCGGATTTGCCAAACCGCTTCCCTTTCAGAAACCGGAATTCGTCAAAGAACTCGGTTATGAGAAGATGCCGGCGGATGACCTCGCGGCATTCGTGGCACTGGCCAAGAAGGGCAAACCCATCCCGCCCTTCAAGGCTCCGGACAAGGAGGCCGACATCAAGTATCAGAAGGGCGAATTCGAGCGGAGCGTGGCGGCCCTGCGCAGCTACGGTGCGGGTGTGCGGTCATAG
- a CDS encoding aspartate kinase: protein MALIVQKYGGTSVGTPERIKNVARRVLETQQAGNQVVAVVSAMSGVTDNLLRLAHEVSSPAHPPTEREIDVLLATGEQQTIALTAMAINALGGKAVSLTGAQAGIQTDGVHTKARIADITPTEVHEMLDEGHIVILAGFQGQTRDGLITTLGRGGSDLTAIAMAAAIKADLCQIFTDVDGVYTCDPRVVPVAQKIDTISYDEMLEMASSGSKVMQSRSVEFAKKFGVRFEVRNSMNNNPGTLVKEEEPGMESVVVRGVSIERNQAKITIDDVPDRPGIASRIFGAINKANIVVDMIVQNVSWEAETDISFTCSAADLPKAEAELRKVLAELGPHASFRSQSGIAKLSIVGIGMRSHSGVAARMFGALSEAGINIQMISTSEIKTAVTVNETEIEQAAKVVHTAFGLDKE from the coding sequence ATGGCACTCATTGTCCAGAAATACGGCGGCACTTCAGTCGGCACGCCTGAACGCATCAAGAACGTCGCACGCCGTGTCCTCGAGACACAGCAGGCAGGCAACCAAGTCGTTGCGGTCGTCTCCGCCATGTCTGGCGTGACGGATAATCTCCTGCGGCTCGCCCACGAGGTCTCTTCCCCTGCCCATCCTCCGACTGAGCGCGAAATCGACGTACTGCTGGCCACGGGCGAGCAGCAGACGATTGCCCTCACGGCCATGGCCATCAATGCCCTCGGTGGCAAGGCTGTTTCCCTCACCGGAGCGCAGGCGGGCATCCAGACGGATGGCGTGCATACGAAGGCCCGCATCGCCGACATTACTCCGACCGAAGTCCATGAAATGCTGGATGAAGGTCACATCGTGATCCTCGCCGGCTTCCAGGGCCAGACGCGCGATGGCCTCATCACCACGCTGGGCCGTGGTGGTTCGGACCTTACCGCTATCGCCATGGCAGCCGCCATCAAGGCGGACCTCTGCCAGATCTTCACGGATGTGGATGGTGTCTACACCTGCGACCCTCGTGTGGTTCCCGTGGCCCAGAAGATCGACACCATCAGCTATGACGAGATGCTGGAGATGGCGAGCAGCGGCAGCAAGGTCATGCAGAGCCGCTCGGTCGAGTTCGCGAAAAAGTTTGGAGTCCGCTTTGAAGTCCGCAACAGTATGAACAACAACCCCGGCACCCTGGTGAAAGAAGAAGAACCCGGCATGGAGTCCGTCGTCGTGCGCGGCGTGAGCATCGAGCGCAACCAGGCGAAGATCACCATTGATGACGTGCCCGACCGTCCCGGCATCGCTTCACGCATCTTCGGCGCCATCAATAAGGCGAACATCGTGGTGGACATGATCGTGCAGAACGTGAGCTGGGAAGCCGAGACGGACATCAGCTTCACCTGCAGCGCCGCCGACCTTCCGAAGGCCGAGGCCGAACTCCGCAAGGTGCTCGCCGAGCTCGGACCGCACGCCAGCTTCCGCAGCCAGTCCGGCATCGCCAAACTCAGCATCGTGGGCATCGGCATGCGCAGCCACAGTGGTGTGGCCGCCCGCATGTTCGGCGCACTCTCCGAAGCTGGTATCAACATCCAGATGATCTCCACCAGCGAGATCAAGACCGCCGTCACGGTGAACGAAACCGAGATCGAGCAAGCCGCCAAGGTCGTGCACACGGCGTTTGGGCTGGACAAGGAGTAG
- a CDS encoding NlpC/P60 family protein, whose amino-acid sequence MNISQSFKKTICLAWGIGLIFMAIGGEISAQGQQFMSTSAASRVYRPTSMAYGYPQYLHYNGKYAAAPAGVPPAIYRAVTAANELQGKPYKWGGGHRQLHDRGYDCSGSVSYILFKAGLIRGPMTSSEFRRIGRPGPGRWLNLYVSGDHVFVSICGLRFDTSDYGSNRGDGPKWRPTARKFPGFEVRHLPGL is encoded by the coding sequence ATGAATATCAGCCAAAGTTTCAAAAAAACGATCTGCCTTGCATGGGGCATCGGGCTGATTTTCATGGCCATAGGCGGCGAAATCTCTGCGCAGGGCCAGCAGTTCATGAGCACCTCCGCGGCATCGCGAGTTTACCGGCCGACCTCCATGGCTTACGGGTATCCGCAGTACCTGCATTACAACGGGAAGTACGCCGCAGCCCCCGCCGGGGTACCGCCTGCGATCTATCGCGCGGTGACTGCCGCGAATGAGCTGCAGGGCAAACCCTACAAGTGGGGCGGCGGTCATCGGCAGCTCCATGACCGGGGCTATGACTGCTCCGGTTCTGTTTCTTATATCCTTTTCAAGGCGGGCCTGATTCGCGGCCCCATGACCTCCAGCGAGTTTCGCAGGATTGGCAGGCCCGGTCCGGGGCGTTGGCTGAACCTGTATGTCAGCGGGGATCACGTGTTCGTGTCCATCTGCGGACTTCGGTTTGATACCAGTGACTATGGATCCAACCGTGGCGATGGCCCCAAATGGCGTCCCACCGCGAGGAAGTTTCCGGGATTCGAGGTTCGCCACCTGCCGGGTCTCTGA